One stretch of Danio rerio strain Tuebingen ecotype United States chromosome 6, GRCz12tu, whole genome shotgun sequence DNA includes these proteins:
- the twf2 gene encoding twinfilin-2, translated as MFLVLVVTEELREFLARARNGTGRLIQVLIRDEQLVLGAYREPRHSWDKDYDPVLLPLLDPLEPCYILYRLDSKNAQGYEWLFISWSPDQSPVRQKMLYAATRATVKKEFGGGHVKDEMFGTVEEDICLQGYLRHITSCSAPAPLTVAEQELQRIKITEVKAEISVDPKHQTLQGLAFPLQAEAKRALKQLAERRINYIQLKLDTEKETIDLVHTSPTDIRDLPCRIPLDTPRYHFFLYKHSHEGDYLESVVFIYSMPGYSCSIKERMLYSSCKSRLLDEVERDFHLEVAKKLEIDSGEELTEEYLYDEVHPKQHAHKQAFAKPRGPAGKRGNKRLIKGGGENGGNS; from the exons ATGTTTCTGGTTCTGGTGGTTACAGAGGAGCTGAGGGAGTTTCTGGCCCGGGCACGAAACGGAACCGGCCGCCTCATCCAGGTGTTGATCAGAGACG AGCAGCTGGTGCTGGGGGCGTACAGAGAACCCCGTCACAGTTGGGACAAAGACTACGACCCAGTCCTACTCCCCCTGCTGGACCCGCTCGAGCCCTGCTATATCTTATACCGGCTGGACTCCAAAAACGCACAAGGCTATGAGTGGCTCTTCATCTCCTGGTCTCCGGACCAGTCGCCT GTCCGACAGAAGATGCTTTACGCTGCCACTCGCGCCACAGTGAAGAAAGAGTTTGGTGGTGGACACGTCAAAGATGAGATGTTTGGCACAGTTGAG GAGGACATCTGTCTCCAGGGGTATCTGCGACACATCACTTCATGCTCAGCACCAGCGCCTCTGACAGTGGCTGAACAGGAGCTTCAGAGAATCAAAATCACAGAG GTGAAGGCTGAGATCAGTGTGGACCCCAAACATCAGACTCTACAGGGTCTTGCTTTTCCATTACAGGCTGAAGCCAAACGTGCTTTAAAGCAGCTCGCAGAGAGACGCATCAACTACATTCAACTG AAGTTAGACACAGAGAAGGAAACCATTGACTTGGTGCACACCAGTCCAACAGACATCCGCGACCTGCCGTGTCGGATTCCTCTGGATACACCCAGATATCACTTCTTCCTCTACAAACACTCACATGAGGGGGATTACCTCGAGTCTGTTG TGTTCATATACTCTATGCCAGGCTACAGCTGCAGCATCAAAGAGAGGATGCTCTATTCCAGCTGCAAGAGTCGACTTCTGGATGAAGTAGAGAGAGATTTTCATCTTGAGGTGGCTAAGAAG CTGGAGATTGACAGTGGAGAGGAGCTGACAGAGGAATATCTGTATGATGAGGTCCATCCTAAACAACATGCCCACAAGCAAGCGTTCGCCAAGCCTCGCGGGCCTGCTGGAAAAAGAGGAAACAAGCGTCTGATCAAAGGTGGAGGAGAGAACGGCGGAAACAGCTAG
- the cisha gene encoding cytokine-inducible SH2-containing protein: MILCVEGPSPRALLPFSSPRRIDEPFLTIEDASKDYRALTLNFSYLDASGWYWGGISASEAHSVLKGASEGTFLIRDSSHPDYMLTLSVKTVRGPTNVRIEYRQCRFSLDSSSPARSHLQSFPDVHSLVQHYVGSKSEKNEEKMEEAHHVISSAPKECSVLLKLKKPIHCPQGFPSLKHLTRLVINKHTSSTEMLPLPNPLLYYLQNYPFQL; this comes from the exons ATGATATTGTGCGTTGAAGG CCCCAGCCCGAGAGCTCTTTTACCTTTCTCTTCACCGAGACGCATTGACGAACCTTTTCTCACCATTGAGGACGCTAGCAAAGATTACAGGGCCCTCACCCTTAACTTCTCCTATCTGGATGCCTCAG GTTGGTACTGGGGTGGCATCTCTGCCAGTGAGGCCCACTCTGTTCTAAAGGGGGCATCGGAGGGCACTTTCTTGATACGGGACAGCAGCCACCCTGACTACATGTTGACTCTGTCTGTTAAAACTGTCCGCGGGCCCACAAACGTCCGCATCGAGTACAGGCAATGTCGTTTCAGTCTGGACTCTAGCTCTCCAGCCAGATCTCACCTGCAGTCCTTCCCCGACGTCCACAGCCTCGTGCAGCACTACGTGGGCTCCAAGAGCGAAAAAAATGAAGAGAAGATGGAGGAGGCTCATCACGTAATTTCATCTGCACCCAAGGAATGCTCAGTACTGCTGAAACTCAAAAAGCCAATCCATTGTCCTCAAGGCTTTCCTTCTTTGAAGCATCTCACTCGCTTGGTCATCAACAAACACACCAGCAGCACAGAAATGCTGCCTCTGCCCAATCCGCTGCTTTACTATCTGCAGAATTACCCCTTTCAGCTTTGA
- the cisha gene encoding cytokine-inducible SH2-containing protein isoform X1, translating into MILCVEGPRALLPFSSPRRIDEPFLTIEDASKDYRALTLNFSYLDASGWYWGGISASEAHSVLKGASEGTFLIRDSSHPDYMLTLSVKTVRGPTNVRIEYRQCRFSLDSSSPARSHLQSFPDVHSLVQHYVGSKSEKNEEKMEEAHHVISSAPKECSVLLKLKKPIHCPQGFPSLKHLTRLVINKHTSSTEMLPLPNPLLYYLQNYPFQL; encoded by the exons ATGATATTGTGCGTTGAAGG CCCGAGAGCTCTTTTACCTTTCTCTTCACCGAGACGCATTGACGAACCTTTTCTCACCATTGAGGACGCTAGCAAAGATTACAGGGCCCTCACCCTTAACTTCTCCTATCTGGATGCCTCAG GTTGGTACTGGGGTGGCATCTCTGCCAGTGAGGCCCACTCTGTTCTAAAGGGGGCATCGGAGGGCACTTTCTTGATACGGGACAGCAGCCACCCTGACTACATGTTGACTCTGTCTGTTAAAACTGTCCGCGGGCCCACAAACGTCCGCATCGAGTACAGGCAATGTCGTTTCAGTCTGGACTCTAGCTCTCCAGCCAGATCTCACCTGCAGTCCTTCCCCGACGTCCACAGCCTCGTGCAGCACTACGTGGGCTCCAAGAGCGAAAAAAATGAAGAGAAGATGGAGGAGGCTCATCACGTAATTTCATCTGCACCCAAGGAATGCTCAGTACTGCTGAAACTCAAAAAGCCAATCCATTGTCCTCAAGGCTTTCCTTCTTTGAAGCATCTCACTCGCTTGGTCATCAACAAACACACCAGCAGCACAGAAATGCTGCCTCTGCCCAATCCGCTGCTTTACTATCTGCAGAATTACCCCTTTCAGCTTTGA
- the cisha gene encoding cytokine-inducible SH2-containing protein isoform X2, whose translation MIFPSPRALLPFSSPRRIDEPFLTIEDASKDYRALTLNFSYLDASGWYWGGISASEAHSVLKGASEGTFLIRDSSHPDYMLTLSVKTVRGPTNVRIEYRQCRFSLDSSSPARSHLQSFPDVHSLVQHYVGSKSEKNEEKMEEAHHVISSAPKECSVLLKLKKPIHCPQGFPSLKHLTRLVINKHTSSTEMLPLPNPLLYYLQNYPFQL comes from the exons ATGATATT CCCCAGCCCGAGAGCTCTTTTACCTTTCTCTTCACCGAGACGCATTGACGAACCTTTTCTCACCATTGAGGACGCTAGCAAAGATTACAGGGCCCTCACCCTTAACTTCTCCTATCTGGATGCCTCAG GTTGGTACTGGGGTGGCATCTCTGCCAGTGAGGCCCACTCTGTTCTAAAGGGGGCATCGGAGGGCACTTTCTTGATACGGGACAGCAGCCACCCTGACTACATGTTGACTCTGTCTGTTAAAACTGTCCGCGGGCCCACAAACGTCCGCATCGAGTACAGGCAATGTCGTTTCAGTCTGGACTCTAGCTCTCCAGCCAGATCTCACCTGCAGTCCTTCCCCGACGTCCACAGCCTCGTGCAGCACTACGTGGGCTCCAAGAGCGAAAAAAATGAAGAGAAGATGGAGGAGGCTCATCACGTAATTTCATCTGCACCCAAGGAATGCTCAGTACTGCTGAAACTCAAAAAGCCAATCCATTGTCCTCAAGGCTTTCCTTCTTTGAAGCATCTCACTCGCTTGGTCATCAACAAACACACCAGCAGCACAGAAATGCTGCCTCTGCCCAATCCGCTGCTTTACTATCTGCAGAATTACCCCTTTCAGCTTTGA
- the cisha gene encoding cytokine-inducible SH2-containing protein isoform X3, giving the protein MIFPRALLPFSSPRRIDEPFLTIEDASKDYRALTLNFSYLDASGWYWGGISASEAHSVLKGASEGTFLIRDSSHPDYMLTLSVKTVRGPTNVRIEYRQCRFSLDSSSPARSHLQSFPDVHSLVQHYVGSKSEKNEEKMEEAHHVISSAPKECSVLLKLKKPIHCPQGFPSLKHLTRLVINKHTSSTEMLPLPNPLLYYLQNYPFQL; this is encoded by the exons ATGATATT CCCGAGAGCTCTTTTACCTTTCTCTTCACCGAGACGCATTGACGAACCTTTTCTCACCATTGAGGACGCTAGCAAAGATTACAGGGCCCTCACCCTTAACTTCTCCTATCTGGATGCCTCAG GTTGGTACTGGGGTGGCATCTCTGCCAGTGAGGCCCACTCTGTTCTAAAGGGGGCATCGGAGGGCACTTTCTTGATACGGGACAGCAGCCACCCTGACTACATGTTGACTCTGTCTGTTAAAACTGTCCGCGGGCCCACAAACGTCCGCATCGAGTACAGGCAATGTCGTTTCAGTCTGGACTCTAGCTCTCCAGCCAGATCTCACCTGCAGTCCTTCCCCGACGTCCACAGCCTCGTGCAGCACTACGTGGGCTCCAAGAGCGAAAAAAATGAAGAGAAGATGGAGGAGGCTCATCACGTAATTTCATCTGCACCCAAGGAATGCTCAGTACTGCTGAAACTCAAAAAGCCAATCCATTGTCCTCAAGGCTTTCCTTCTTTGAAGCATCTCACTCGCTTGGTCATCAACAAACACACCAGCAGCACAGAAATGCTGCCTCTGCCCAATCCGCTGCTTTACTATCTGCAGAATTACCCCTTTCAGCTTTGA